A section of the Centroberyx gerrardi isolate f3 chromosome 8, fCenGer3.hap1.cur.20231027, whole genome shotgun sequence genome encodes:
- the LOC139913970 gene encoding retinol dehydrogenase 14, with the protein MYILYTIVASLVAFFILKWMKKRRYCTDLKRLDGKTVLITGGNSGIGKETAIALALRGARVVIACRDVDKAEKAVREIKFKSHSLNVLHMELDLANLRSTREFCKSFLQKEKRLDILVNNAGMPSVLDWTDDGFSMCFGVNHLGHFLLTNLLLPRLKESAPSRVVTLTCSNYKYQKLDFQDLNYNLLPFFTYCRSKLANIYFSHELARITEGKGVTCYAVHPGFVRSGWTSHYSILFRMLMQVIMWMFFVPCEMGAQTVVYCAVSDEAAEHSGGYFVDCRPAALRPFARDAGVAKKLWEASERLVRLV; encoded by the exons ATGTATATCTTATACACTATTGTTGCTTCTTTAGTCgcctttttcattttgaaatggatGAAAAAGAGGCGGTATTGCACCGACCTGAAAAGACTTGATGGCAAAACAGTTCTCATTACAG GTGGAAATTCTGGCATTGGCAAAGAGACAGCTATTGCTTTGGCATTGCGTGGCGCCCGCGTTGTCATCGCCTGCCGAGATGTGGACAAGGCTGAGAAGGCCGTGAGAGAGATAAAGTTCAAGAGTCACAGTCTGAATGTGCTTCACATGGAGCTGGATCTGGCCAACCTGCGCTCCACAAGGGAATTCTGTAAGAGCTTCctgcagaaagagaagagactTGACATTCTGGTCAACAATGCAG GGATGCCCAGTGTCCTTGACTGGACGGACGACGGCTTCAGCATGTGTTTTGGGGTCAACCACTTGGGTCACTTCCTCCTAACCAACCTGCTCCTGCCTCGTCTGAAGGAAAGCGCCCCCAGCCGGGTGGTCACCCTCACGTGCTCCAACTACAAATACCAGAAGCTGGACTTCCAAGACCTCAACTACAACCTGCTGCCCTTCTTCACCTACTGCCGCAGCAAGCTGGCCAACATCTACTTCAGCCATGAACTAGCCCGCATCACTGAGGGGAAAGGAGTGACTTGCTATGCTGTGCACCCTG GTTTCGTCCGGAGCGGCTGGACAAGCCACTACTCCATCCTGTTCCGGATGCTGATGCAGGTGATCATGTGGATGTTCTTCGTGCCGTGTGAGATGGGGGCTCAGACGGTCGTCTACTGTGCCGTGTCAGACGAGGCGGCCGAGCACAGCGGGGGCTACTTCGTCGACTGCCGGCCCGCCGCTCTGCGTCCTTTTGCCAGAGACGCTGGTGTGGCAAAGAAACTGTGGGAGGCCAGTGAGAGACTGGTGAGACTGGTCTGA
- the susd2 gene encoding sushi domain-containing protein 2 → MRDKFRETIFLYGVFLICLSKTTGQTCRGKCGDILEGCSCHATCVSLLSCCADYSQVCVQVAPYSSCMLGGRALMILGVVFRPDERLLCRFKGEIEREGFIDAEGRAHCISPLLYETGWVPFDVSTDGIHFDRSGEYFSVHPSKVDPAFGVTLVNATQWQYYGTPDTAGALKMTWNSSLIGAEEINIELWGYREVSRSIEAERNGSASLQAEFTYLYSLGRDLPNSGAFSFIPEPSEKNYSKWELGNIRITASSKPDGARDVQGLWSGGHALAWHLEQAFRDDSAAWAENKCLGWDDLEKRLPNFLDEIIDCPCTLAQARADTGRFHTDYGCDIEKGSVCTYHPGSVHCVRAIQASPAHGSGQQCCYDSAGAQVLTGDSIGGSTPDRAHDWGSPPYREPPRVPGFSHWLYDVMSFYYCCLWSDHCHVYFSHRPSTGCRTYQPPRAGAVLGDPHFITFDGLRYTFNGKGEYYLVSSPHKELSVQARTEQVKLENGTLAKATRLSSVAMKEKASDVIEVRLAEGQDHLQVLRNQKVLPFTEQRWMDLHGVFVFSPSPQNVTVMFSSGVGVEVRRLEGTMAVTVLLPPEFNNHTQGLLGQMNSDPSDDLLTPLGEVIPSDKTTAEEIFTFGASWNISKETSLFTYDSKYLLETYYYPPTHDPAFVPAFSLPERPDDPLVADMLNMCFGDGAQFCKYDTLTTRSLALGNATLRAYQSHNALIQDLEPVVSCGWLPTPRNGKKNGTHYLEGKTLSFSCNEGYLFYGSPERTCLDDGTWTGVQPYCMTDNDLGFILGAVGSFSALITMGVMIKLHNRKQERARKEKLDQMATHEQTC, encoded by the exons ATGAGAGACAAATTCAGAGAGACCATTTTTCTCTACGGAGTTTTTCTAATTTGCTTATCTAAAACAACTG GTCAGACATGCAGGGGGAAGTGTGGTGACATATTGGAAGGATGCTCTTGCCATGCAacgtgtgtgtctctgctgaGCTGCTGTGCAGACTACAGCcaggtgtgtgtccaggtggcCCCCTACTCCAGCTGCATGCTGGGTGGACGCGCTCTGATGATCCTCGGTGTTGTCTTTCGTCCCGATGAGCGCCTCCTCTGCAG GTTCAAAGGTGAGATTGAAAGAGAAGGATTTATCGATGCGGAGGGCCGCGCCCACTGTATCTCTCCTTTACTGTATGAGACTGGGTGGGTGCCATTTGATGTCTCAACAGATGGAATTCACTTTGATAGATCTGGAGAGTATTTCTCAG TCCACCCTAGTAAAGTGGATCCTGCTTTTGGAGTCACTCTGGTGAACGCAACACAGTGGCAGTATTATGGCACTCCGGACACGGCAGGAGCGCTGAAGATGACATGGAACAGCTCCTTGATTGGAGCAGAGGAGATCAACATAGAGCTGTGGGGTTACAGAGAGGTCAGCAGGAgcatagaggcagagaggaacgGATCAGCCTCTCTGCAGGCCGAGTTCACCTATCTGTACTCTCTCGGTAGGGATCTGCCCAACTCCGGCGCCTTCAGCTTCATCCCCGAGCCGTCCGAGAAAAACTACTCTAAGTGGGAGCTGGGGAATATCCGCATCACCGCCAGTTCCAAGCCAGATGGAGCTAG GGATGTGCAGGGGCTCTGGAGCGGAGGCCATGCGTTAGCCTGGCACCTGGAGCAGGCCTTCAGAGACGACTCTGCAGCCTGGGCCGAGAACAAGTGTCTGGGGTGGGACGACCTGGAGAAGAGGCTGCCCAACTTCCTGGATGAGATCATCGACTGTCCCTGCACTCTGGCCCAGGCCCGCGCAGACACAGGCAGGTTtcat ACTGACTATGGTTGTGACATTGAGAAGGGCAGTGTGTGCACTTATCACCCCGGTAGCGTCCACTGTGTAAGAGCAATTCAGGCCAG CCCCGCGCACGGATCAGGGCAGCAGTGCTGCTACGACAGCGCGGGGGCTCAGGTTCTGACGGGGGATTCGATCGGCGGCAGCACTCCTGATCGGGCTCACGACTGGGGCTCCCCTCCGTACAGGGAGCCCCCGCGGGTGCCGGGGTTCTCCCACTGGCTGTACGACGTCATGAgtttctactactgctgcctGTGGTCTGATCACTGCCACGTCTACTTCAGCCATCGGCCCTCCACCGGGTGTCGCACCTACCAGCCCCCAAGAGCTG GTGCCGTCCTCGGGGACCCGCATTTCATAACGTTTGATGGCCTCCGCTACACTTTCAACGGTAAAGGAGAGTACTACCTAGTGTCCTCGCCACACAAAGAGCTGAGTGTTCAGGCCAGAACAGAACAGGTGAAACTTGAGAACG GTACCTTGGCCAAAGCCACACGGCTGTCGTCAGTGGCTATGAAGGAGAAGGCCTCTGATGTCATCGAGGTGCGTCTAGCAGAAGGTCAGGACCACCTTCAGGTGCTGAGGAACCAAAAGGTCCTGCCCTTCACTGAGCAGAGATGGATGGACCTACACG GAGTATTCGTGTTCTCCCCCAGTCCGCAGAACGTGACGGTGATGTTCTCCTCTGGTGTTGGGGTGGAGGTGCGTAGGCTCGAAGGAACCATGGCAGTGACCGTCCTGCTGCCACCGGAGTTTAACAACCACACCCAGGGTCTCCTCGGCCAGATGAACTCTGACCCTTCAGATGACCTGCTGACCCCCCTGGGAGAGGTCATCCCCTCAGACAAAACCACGGCTGAGGAAATCTTTACCTTTGGAGCTAGCT GGAACATTTCAAAGGAGACGTCCCTTTTCACGTATGACTCCAAGTATCTTTTGGAAACGTACTATTACCCACCAACGCACGACCCTGCCTTTGTTCCTGCCTTCTCTCTACCGGAGAGACCCGATGACCCTCTGGTGGCAGACATGTTGAACATGTGCTTTGGGGATGGAGCACAGTTCTGCAAATATGACACCCTGACCACCCGCAGCCTGGCCCTGGGAAACGCCACCCTCAGGGCCTACCAGAGTCACAACGCCCTCATACAAGACTTGGAGCCAG TGGTGTCCTGTGGCTGGCTGCCCACACCCAGGAATGGGAAGAAGAATGGGACTCACTACCTCGAGGGGAAAACTCTGAGCTTCTCCTGTAATGAAGGCTACCTGTTTTACGGTTCACCAGAGCGCACTTGTCTAGACGATGGGACGTGGACTGGAGTGCAACCCTACTGCATGACAG ACAATGACCTGGGGTTTATACTTGGCGCTGTAGGTTCCTTCTCAGCACTGATCACGATGGGAGTAATGATCAAGCTACATAACAGGAAACAAGAAAg AGCGAGAAAAGAGAAGCTGGACCAGATGGCGACTCATGAACAGACTTGCTAA